A genomic window from Vicinamibacteria bacterium includes:
- a CDS encoding type II toxin-antitoxin system VapC family toxin, producing the protein MRLLVDTHLLLWAVAQSRRLSKKARRLLEDPRNDVYYSAASLWEIAIKLGLGRDDFDVDLGELRSALIDMGFVELPVTGGHAERLVALPPIHKDPFDRMLVAQSLSEPLILLTNDDVLKEYGELVHVV; encoded by the coding sequence CCTGGTCGACACTCATCTCCTGCTCTGGGCGGTCGCCCAGAGCCGGCGCCTTTCGAAGAAAGCTCGCCGGCTCCTCGAGGACCCGCGGAACGATGTGTACTACAGCGCCGCGAGCCTCTGGGAGATCGCGATCAAGCTCGGGTTGGGGCGTGATGACTTCGACGTTGATCTCGGCGAGCTCCGGTCGGCGCTGATTGACATGGGGTTCGTGGAGCTTCCCGTCACGGGCGGCCACGCTGAAAGGCTCGTCGCCCTTCCCCCGATTCACAAGGACCCGTTCGACCGCATGCTCGTCGCGCAAAGCCTATCGGAACCTCTCATCCTGCTGACCAACGACGACGTGCTCAAGGAATACGGCGAGCTCGTCCACGTGGTATGA